One Rhodothermaceae bacterium genomic window carries:
- a CDS encoding aldo/keto reductase codes for MEMDQQRLGNTDVQVSALCYGTDLIGSRVDETQSHTLLDLFADHGGTFIDTGNFYASWYPGCVGGESESTIGRWMAARGNRARMVLSTKLGFDYPGCEGGLSASEIESECNKSLQRLQTDCIDVYYAHRDDFETPVEETMEAFHRLVTAGKVRILGASNLWLWRVAEANMLAALQGFTQYSVVEQRYTYLRPRHGADFGPQICITDDMKRFCTHHNISLIAYSILLQGAYSRDDRPVPAQFAGPEADERLAALQSVASETGSTVNQVIIAWMRQSDPPVLPIIGGSKEEQVLENLAALDLKLSEAQMEHLTDAGNPDVKKAWLR; via the coding sequence ATGGAGATGGATCAGCAAAGACTTGGAAATACTGACGTACAGGTCAGTGCACTCTGCTATGGAACAGACCTGATTGGCAGCCGCGTAGACGAAACCCAATCCCACACACTGCTGGATCTATTTGCGGACCACGGAGGCACGTTTATCGACACTGGTAACTTCTACGCAAGTTGGTACCCGGGATGCGTGGGAGGGGAGAGTGAGAGCACGATTGGACGCTGGATGGCGGCGCGAGGCAATCGCGCCAGGATGGTGCTCAGTACCAAACTCGGATTCGATTACCCTGGATGTGAAGGTGGCTTGAGTGCCTCGGAGATTGAATCAGAGTGCAACAAGAGCCTTCAACGCCTCCAGACAGACTGTATTGACGTCTACTATGCACACAGAGATGACTTCGAGACCCCGGTCGAAGAGACCATGGAGGCATTCCATCGCCTGGTGACTGCCGGAAAAGTGCGCATCCTGGGAGCGAGTAATCTGTGGCTTTGGCGAGTGGCAGAGGCAAATATGCTGGCCGCCCTACAGGGATTTACGCAATACAGCGTGGTTGAGCAGCGGTATACCTATCTGCGGCCGCGGCATGGCGCAGATTTTGGACCGCAAATATGTATCACTGACGACATGAAGCGGTTCTGTACTCATCACAATATATCGCTGATTGCATACTCAATTCTTTTGCAGGGCGCCTACTCCCGTGATGACCGCCCTGTGCCTGCACAATTTGCAGGCCCGGAAGCCGACGAACGCCTAGCGGCGCTACAGTCTGTAGCTTCGGAGACCGGCTCAACCGTGAATCAGGTCATCATCGCCTGGATGCGACAGAGTGATCCACCGGTGCTCCCGATCATTGGAGGAAGCAAGGAAGAGCAGGTTTTGGAGAACCTGGCCGCTTTGGACTTGAAGCTATCTGAAGCCCAGATGGAGCACCTTACAGACGCAGGAAACCCCGATGTAAAGAAAGCGTGGCTGAGATAA
- the rdgB gene encoding RdgB/HAM1 family non-canonical purine NTP pyrophosphatase, whose protein sequence is MASIPSLLRLVLATRNTHKAAELKLLLGSASVETLDLSAFLGAPPVPETASTLKGNATLKALSAQRHTGLWALGDDTGLYIDALDGRPGVHSARFAGEQADAEANRTLVLELLADKSDRTARFSTVLALAHPEGVHYFEGHLNGCIARSALSTRGFGYESIFIPEGFNVSLAQLSRVEKNRISHRAQSAIRLANFINKLQAG, encoded by the coding sequence ATGGCATCTATTCCCTCTCTCCTGCGGCTGGTATTGGCCACGCGGAATACTCACAAAGCAGCCGAACTGAAACTACTTCTAGGCTCTGCATCCGTTGAGACTCTTGATTTATCCGCTTTTCTAGGTGCTCCTCCAGTACCTGAGACCGCTTCGACCCTCAAAGGAAATGCAACACTGAAAGCCTTGAGTGCTCAAAGGCATACCGGACTTTGGGCACTCGGGGACGATACCGGTCTTTATATTGATGCGCTGGACGGGCGACCCGGTGTACACTCTGCCCGGTTTGCGGGTGAACAGGCGGATGCGGAGGCGAATCGCACTCTGGTGCTTGAGCTACTCGCCGATAAGTCAGATCGTACGGCCCGGTTTAGCACTGTATTAGCTTTGGCACATCCTGAAGGCGTTCATTACTTTGAAGGACATCTTAATGGATGTATTGCACGGTCTGCCCTGTCTACCCGAGGCTTTGGCTATGAGTCAATCTTTATTCCAGAGGGGTTCAACGTCAGTCTGGCACAACTTTCCAGAGTAGAGAAAAACAGGATCAGCCACCGGGCGCAGAGTGCGATAAGGCTGGCGAACTTCATCAATAAACTGCAGGCTGGATGA
- a CDS encoding carboxypeptidase regulatory-like domain-containing protein — translation MTRYYLVHILTIFLVLQVSCQNPEETVIQDNSASEHTLGSNSMSGSMSQDPTSLKRSQMEESTGSIEGFIRDVDGNPIGQATLQIDGSNSGAATALDGSYVLHRIPPGSHRLVVTAPGYRLELSVEILPDSTTEFNVIL, via the coding sequence ATGACCAGATACTACTTGGTTCACATTTTGACCATCTTTCTCGTTCTTCAGGTCAGTTGTCAAAACCCCGAGGAAACTGTAATTCAGGATAATAGTGCCTCTGAACATACGTTGGGTTCAAATAGCATGTCAGGCTCAATGTCTCAGGACCCCACTTCGTTGAAACGTTCACAGATGGAAGAGTCAACTGGGAGCATTGAGGGTTTCATTCGGGACGTTGACGGCAATCCCATTGGTCAAGCTACTCTACAAATTGACGGATCAAATTCGGGAGCGGCAACAGCATTAGATGGATCTTACGTATTGCATCGAATTCCGCCGGGTTCGCACAGATTGGTTGTCACAGCACCGGGTTATAGGCTTGAGTTGTCTGTAGAGATACTTCCAGACTCCACCACCGAATTTAACGTTATCCTCTAA
- a CDS encoding DMT family transporter, producing the protein MKAAFFLLTLGLGVVLAVHLAMNGRVGAAVQNPQMANALFWCIGAVTAIVVGLTAWDSEFFGRLQDVNPVLLTAGIMGALLVFAIAAIIPKVGAGALFMSLLAGQVVTAMVLSHYGWLGSPEQPITLIKSLGVVLLLGGAAIVTFVD; encoded by the coding sequence ATGAAAGCGGCATTCTTCTTGCTCACACTCGGACTCGGCGTTGTGCTGGCAGTCCACCTAGCCATGAACGGACGCGTTGGCGCAGCCGTTCAGAATCCACAAATGGCCAACGCCCTCTTCTGGTGCATCGGCGCGGTCACCGCCATTGTTGTGGGCTTGACCGCTTGGGATTCAGAATTTTTTGGTCGCCTGCAGGATGTGAACCCGGTACTGCTCACTGCAGGGATCATGGGCGCACTCCTTGTCTTTGCGATTGCCGCCATCATTCCAAAGGTCGGTGCAGGTGCGTTATTCATGTCACTCCTTGCTGGACAGGTGGTTACTGCAATGGTGCTATCCCATTATGGCTGGCTGGGTTCACCCGAACAACCGATTACCTTAATCAAAAGCCTTGGCGTAGTGCTCTTGCTCGGTGGTGCTGCGATTGTGACCTTTGTTGACTGA
- a CDS encoding lactonase family protein: MATVFVGTYTQRLDHVNGRGTGIYTYSFREGGLRPENAFRGLPSPSYLAVDAARQRLYATSETLEFDGSTQGALQAWGWDANPAIIEPLGHIGTQGGAPCYVSINENHLLAANYVGGSVTAVKLSDHGGLEQIARHVQHTGSGPNQARQEAPHPHAIVPDPTGKYCLVPDLGTDQVCVYHTDNGSLRVSGDPLTIHPGAGPRHLVFHPSGTTVYLLNELDSSISILSWKDGHLDVLNTVDALPREYTGERSGADIHVHPTGRFLYASLRGPSSIVCFQISGDGGLSSPAWFSTHGTTPRNFALDPSGEHLIAANQDSDTLVAFRIDQETGHLAGPSQIVHVPSPACVKIIQ, encoded by the coding sequence ATGGCAACCGTATTTGTTGGTACCTATACTCAGCGACTTGACCATGTCAATGGGCGTGGAACAGGCATTTACACCTATTCCTTCCGCGAAGGTGGGCTTCGGCCAGAGAATGCGTTTCGTGGGCTTCCGAGTCCCTCGTACCTAGCTGTAGACGCCGCCCGTCAGCGACTTTACGCGACAAGTGAAACACTGGAGTTTGACGGTTCGACTCAGGGCGCCCTGCAGGCGTGGGGGTGGGATGCCAACCCGGCAATTATTGAGCCGCTCGGCCATATCGGTACGCAAGGAGGTGCTCCATGCTATGTCAGCATCAACGAAAACCACCTCTTGGCTGCCAACTATGTGGGCGGGTCTGTCACCGCCGTAAAATTGTCCGATCACGGTGGGCTTGAGCAGATTGCAAGGCACGTACAACACACGGGATCCGGGCCAAATCAAGCACGACAGGAAGCCCCCCATCCACATGCAATTGTTCCTGATCCAACGGGTAAATACTGCCTCGTTCCAGATCTGGGCACAGATCAGGTATGCGTGTACCATACAGATAATGGGAGCCTGAGAGTTTCTGGTGATCCCTTAACAATTCATCCGGGAGCAGGTCCAAGACATTTGGTCTTCCATCCCTCTGGAACGACTGTATACCTGCTCAACGAACTGGATTCCTCTATTTCAATTCTTTCCTGGAAAGATGGCCATTTGGACGTACTGAATACCGTGGACGCCCTACCCCGGGAGTACACCGGGGAGCGGTCCGGCGCAGATATCCATGTCCATCCAACTGGACGATTTCTGTACGCGTCACTACGCGGCCCGTCCAGTATTGTCTGCTTCCAGATCTCAGGTGATGGGGGGTTATCAAGCCCCGCGTGGTTTTCGACTCACGGAACAACTCCCCGCAATTTTGCTCTGGATCCCTCTGGAGAGCATTTGATCGCTGCGAATCAGGATTCGGATACGCTAGTCGCTTTTCGTATTGATCAAGAAACCGGGCATCTTGCTGGACCCAGTCAAATTGTACATGTACCCAGCCCTGCCTGTGTCAAAATCATTCAATGA
- a CDS encoding Gfo/Idh/MocA family oxidoreductase codes for MKDIGVVVAGAGFIGPVHVEALRRLGMPIRGILGIDLEESEAARANLGLPHAYGSFDEVLSDPTVRAVHLAVPNVMHYEFSRRALLAGKHVMCEKPLAMNAEEGKELVALAKEKNLHAGVCYNIRFYPLNLEARARVQNMGKVYSIVGRYVQDWLLYDTDFNWRVLSSEGGALRAVSDIGTHWMDLICSITGLEVESVFADLSTIHPIRKKPKGGVATYTSAEGQELEDIPIDTEDCGCVILRMEGGAQAVLWVSQVTAGRKNYCTYEISTETGSLSWCSERPNELFMGHRSKSNELLARDPALMDATVRGFSNYPGGHNEGFPDAFKQCFRAFYEDITSGADPQSARYPTFADGLHTMVLCDAVLESHTKQRWVHL; via the coding sequence ATGAAAGACATCGGTGTTGTTGTTGCGGGAGCAGGCTTTATCGGTCCGGTTCATGTAGAAGCCCTGCGTCGTCTCGGTATGCCAATACGAGGCATTTTAGGTATAGATCTTGAAGAGTCGGAGGCTGCCAGGGCAAACCTCGGCCTGCCTCACGCCTACGGCAGTTTTGATGAGGTCCTCTCCGATCCGACCGTCCGGGCTGTTCACCTGGCTGTACCCAACGTTATGCATTACGAATTCTCGCGTCGGGCGCTCCTTGCCGGCAAACATGTGATGTGTGAAAAACCGCTGGCAATGAATGCGGAAGAGGGAAAGGAACTGGTTGCTTTGGCCAAAGAGAAAAACCTGCACGCCGGAGTATGCTACAATATCCGCTTCTACCCGCTGAATCTTGAGGCACGTGCACGCGTCCAGAACATGGGAAAAGTATACAGCATCGTCGGGCGCTACGTTCAGGACTGGCTACTCTACGATACCGACTTTAACTGGCGCGTTTTAAGTTCTGAGGGAGGTGCCCTGCGTGCTGTCTCAGACATTGGCACCCATTGGATGGATCTAATCTGCTCAATTACTGGTCTCGAAGTTGAGTCTGTATTTGCAGATCTAAGCACGATTCATCCCATCCGAAAGAAACCGAAAGGTGGAGTCGCTACATATACTAGTGCTGAAGGGCAAGAGCTGGAGGATATTCCCATCGATACAGAGGACTGTGGATGTGTGATCCTACGCATGGAAGGCGGCGCACAGGCAGTACTTTGGGTATCGCAAGTGACCGCTGGACGCAAGAATTACTGCACCTACGAGATTTCAACCGAAACAGGGTCCCTCTCATGGTGCAGTGAGCGTCCGAACGAATTATTCATGGGCCACAGGTCCAAATCTAATGAGTTGCTGGCACGTGACCCCGCCCTGATGGATGCTACGGTCCGCGGATTCAGCAACTACCCCGGTGGCCACAATGAAGGCTTCCCCGATGCATTCAAACAGTGTTTTCGCGCCTTTTATGAGGATATTACATCGGGTGCAGACCCTCAGTCGGCACGCTACCCAACCTTCGCAGATGGTCTCCATACGATGGTTCTCTGTGATGCAGTTTTGGAGAGCCATACTAAGCAGAGGTGGGTTCACCTCTGA
- a CDS encoding NAD(P)-dependent oxidoreductase, with protein sequence MKEIIGFIGLGIMGGGMVRNLLKAGFEVHVWNRTSSRMAPIEAAGANGAPDAATVAARSDIIILCVSETRDVEEVLFGENGVVHGANAGSLIIDTSTISPQATVSMEARLHTAGLRMLDAPISGGSEGAANGTLSIMVGGDKSDVKRAMGALEAMASRITHVGGTGAGQMVKLVNQILVVGTMMAISEALLFAQKGGLDLAKTLEAVEHGAAGSWMLSNRGTQAIVRDFEPGFTIDLQQKDLRLVLEAADALGIPLPMTGQIFQLYRSLQERGLGGEGNHALIMALENLAGVQIGTPD encoded by the coding sequence ATGAAAGAAATCATTGGATTTATTGGTCTCGGCATTATGGGCGGGGGTATGGTGCGCAACCTCCTGAAAGCCGGTTTTGAAGTGCATGTCTGGAATCGGACCTCCTCTCGCATGGCACCCATTGAGGCCGCTGGAGCGAATGGAGCACCCGATGCTGCAACCGTGGCAGCACGGTCTGATATCATCATCCTCTGTGTGAGCGAAACCCGCGATGTTGAAGAGGTACTGTTCGGAGAAAATGGAGTTGTACATGGTGCTAACGCCGGTTCACTGATCATTGATACCAGTACAATCAGTCCTCAGGCGACCGTCAGCATGGAAGCCCGGCTTCATACAGCGGGATTGCGAATGTTGGATGCACCCATCAGCGGCGGCAGCGAAGGCGCGGCCAATGGAACCCTGAGTATCATGGTCGGTGGGGACAAATCTGACGTGAAGCGTGCGATGGGTGCGTTGGAGGCAATGGCCAGCCGGATTACGCATGTGGGAGGCACAGGAGCGGGCCAGATGGTGAAGCTCGTAAATCAGATCCTAGTGGTGGGCACCATGATGGCTATAAGCGAAGCTCTCCTCTTTGCACAGAAAGGAGGGCTGGATCTGGCAAAAACGCTGGAGGCTGTCGAACATGGAGCAGCGGGCAGCTGGATGCTCAGTAACCGTGGGACCCAAGCGATCGTGCGAGATTTTGAACCCGGATTCACAATTGACCTCCAGCAAAAGGATTTGCGACTGGTTCTGGAGGCAGCCGATGCATTGGGCATTCCCCTGCCAATGACCGGCCAAATTTTTCAACTCTATCGCAGCCTACAGGAGCGAGGACTCGGAGGTGAAGGAAATCATGCACTCATCATGGCACTTGAGAACCTAGCTGGCGTGCAAATTGGTACACCGGACTAA
- a CDS encoding D-tyrosyl-tRNA(Tyr) deacylase encodes MIALVQRVRKASVIVDDVTVGSIGRGLLIFLGIHSQDRQAEADWLARKCTSLRIFPDDAGQMNLSVRDVDADILLVSQFTLYGNATKGHRPSFIEAARPEVAEPLYEYVKRKLSSELGRPIACGSFGASMQVSLVNDGPVTIWIERAPEETRDS; translated from the coding sequence ATGATTGCTCTTGTACAACGTGTCCGAAAAGCTTCAGTTATCGTAGATGATGTCACAGTTGGCAGCATTGGCCGAGGCCTGCTCATCTTCCTGGGAATTCATTCACAGGATCGTCAAGCGGAAGCAGATTGGCTGGCACGCAAGTGTACAAGCCTCCGCATATTCCCCGATGATGCCGGACAAATGAATCTGTCCGTTCGAGATGTTGATGCGGATATACTTCTTGTATCTCAATTCACACTCTATGGAAATGCCACGAAAGGACACAGGCCTTCGTTCATAGAAGCTGCTCGACCTGAGGTTGCTGAGCCCCTGTATGAGTATGTTAAGCGCAAACTATCAAGCGAGCTGGGACGTCCCATTGCCTGCGGCAGCTTCGGTGCGTCCATGCAGGTTTCTTTGGTGAACGATGGACCGGTAACGATCTGGATTGAACGTGCTCCCGAAGAGACTCGAGATTCCTGA
- a CDS encoding sugar phosphate isomerase/epimerase, protein MRTSRRSFLKTSALAAAALPLSTRVWGSPRKELFKISLAQWSLYRSIFAGKIDNLDFASIAAENGILGLEYVNQFFMEKAEDTDYLNEMKKRAEDVGATSILIMCDREGNLGDPDAKLRRESVERHFKWVTAAKHLGCHSIRVNGYSEGSYDEQMKLVADGLHQLCEFGDEHGLHVIIENHGGYSSNGKWLAGTIEMADHPRAGTLPDFGNFRVDRETTYDSYRGVEELMPYATGVSVKPNVYDDDGNSSPLDYERMMRIVLAAGYNGYCGIEHGPEDREIEGILEVKAALEAVHETLAAEME, encoded by the coding sequence ATGCGCACATCTCGCCGGAGTTTTTTAAAGACAAGCGCTTTAGCCGCTGCCGCCCTTCCCCTGTCCACCCGAGTCTGGGGTTCACCTCGGAAGGAGCTGTTTAAGATTTCACTTGCTCAGTGGTCACTCTACCGTTCCATTTTCGCTGGGAAAATTGACAACCTGGATTTTGCCTCAATTGCGGCGGAGAATGGGATATTGGGACTGGAATATGTGAATCAATTTTTTATGGAGAAGGCGGAGGACACCGACTATCTGAATGAGATGAAAAAACGTGCCGAGGATGTGGGAGCAACGAGTATTCTTATCATGTGTGATCGTGAAGGAAATTTAGGGGACCCTGATGCCAAGCTGCGACGCGAGTCCGTAGAACGACACTTTAAGTGGGTGACCGCGGCCAAACATTTGGGATGCCACTCTATTCGGGTCAATGGTTACAGCGAGGGGAGCTACGACGAGCAAATGAAACTGGTTGCAGATGGTCTACATCAGCTTTGTGAGTTTGGGGATGAGCACGGCTTGCATGTAATCATCGAGAACCACGGCGGCTACTCGAGTAATGGAAAATGGCTTGCCGGCACAATTGAAATGGCAGACCACCCCCGTGCCGGTACACTCCCCGATTTTGGGAATTTCCGGGTTGACAGGGAGACAACTTATGATTCGTACCGCGGGGTAGAAGAGCTCATGCCCTATGCAACCGGAGTGAGTGTGAAACCCAATGTGTACGATGATGATGGCAATTCCAGCCCTCTGGACTATGAGCGCATGATGCGGATCGTTCTGGCGGCTGGCTACAACGGGTACTGTGGAATTGAGCATGGCCCCGAGGATCGTGAAATCGAGGGAATCCTGGAAGTAAAGGCCGCACTGGAAGCTGTGCACGAAACGCTCGCAGCTGAAATGGAGTAG
- a CDS encoding DUF1080 domain-containing protein: MTYFLRSTLTLLVLLNLTVSAHAQEIIFTPVKIDGPVHDPLQNSYWFGPFSETASVADLDNDGDYDIAAGRNWYEAPLWIKHLNYRPGAETNGPETESNSEFALDVDFDGWEDIVSSGWMFMKGAYWYRNPGRPLNPGEQWESHKIHQAFNMEGVVHGDIDGDGDEDILVNHWSLVEGQGMTWLEHIDEPPYWIEYIVGTDGDTHGNALGDLNMDGRLDIVTGLGWYEQPDDPRGPWPFHADWNFESALSEKAGATAHPNIVHDVNEDGLNDVILGSAHAYGLAWYEQSVDASGTRSFTRHWIETDFSVFHSLAMGDLNGDGKDDLIAGKRLFAHYGGDVGVGDPSFVFWYDIKGGEFQRHILSYNHVPYYPDEGGISPPPNNVVGVGMKINVKDMDKDGDQDVVLAGKTGLYVFYNQGTPPKPRYANELPPRYTYPTWREWPAYRALFNGKDFSGWNVPEGDGGHWTVKEYMIDYDALSEAEDKHLWTTEKFGDLQLHVDWRFKGASGIFDMPTILPDGSYQMDEDGTIMTTPTPNSDSGIFLRGTTQQVNLWNWGVGSGELWGVRTNPDATPEQRAAAVPRMRADHAMGEWNSMDITLIGNRIWVMLNGKQVIKNAEIPDLPERGPIALQHHGGWDETLNALNPTSSNIQFRNIWIRELEQPMAIEDPAKDPEGWETLFNGEDLSGWLTGENNKFVVENGELTVRRENPDGQEHNLDYLWTTEQYGDFILELDFKVIEGTNSGIFFRTSDIMDPVYTGLEVQVANSYGRPDLSRTGTAGAIYDLQAPAKNAINPPGEWNTYQLTCRGSRIQVRLNGEHVIDMDIARWRTPHANPDGSWNKFPTAGTAFAREGHIGLQDHGQPVWYRNIRVKRLD, encoded by the coding sequence ATGACCTACTTCCTCCGCTCCACCCTGACACTGCTTGTTCTTCTGAATCTGACTGTATCTGCCCATGCACAGGAAATCATATTTACACCCGTAAAGATTGATGGCCCCGTACATGATCCTCTCCAGAACAGTTACTGGTTCGGACCCTTTTCAGAAACCGCATCTGTTGCTGATCTTGACAACGATGGAGACTACGATATCGCAGCAGGGCGAAACTGGTACGAGGCCCCTCTGTGGATTAAGCACCTGAACTATCGCCCAGGAGCTGAAACCAATGGCCCGGAAACGGAAAGCAACAGCGAATTTGCGCTCGATGTTGACTTTGATGGATGGGAAGATATCGTGAGCAGCGGATGGATGTTCATGAAAGGAGCCTACTGGTATCGTAACCCTGGAAGGCCACTTAATCCAGGTGAGCAATGGGAATCACACAAGATCCATCAGGCCTTTAATATGGAAGGAGTCGTGCATGGAGATATTGATGGGGATGGAGACGAAGATATTCTGGTCAACCACTGGAGCCTAGTTGAAGGACAGGGGATGACATGGCTCGAGCATATTGACGAACCCCCGTACTGGATTGAGTACATTGTTGGAACCGATGGAGATACCCATGGCAACGCACTTGGGGATCTGAATATGGACGGCCGCCTCGATATTGTCACGGGCCTGGGCTGGTACGAGCAGCCGGACGATCCGCGCGGACCTTGGCCCTTCCACGCCGACTGGAATTTTGAAAGTGCCCTCTCCGAAAAAGCAGGAGCAACCGCACATCCGAATATCGTACATGATGTCAATGAGGACGGCCTGAATGATGTCATCCTTGGCAGTGCGCATGCATATGGGCTCGCCTGGTACGAACAGTCCGTAGACGCCTCTGGCACACGATCATTTACAAGGCACTGGATTGAAACCGATTTCAGTGTTTTCCACTCACTGGCGATGGGAGACCTCAATGGGGATGGAAAAGATGATCTGATTGCGGGTAAGCGCCTATTTGCACACTACGGAGGAGATGTCGGTGTCGGAGATCCATCTTTTGTGTTCTGGTACGATATCAAAGGTGGCGAATTTCAGCGGCATATTCTCTCATACAATCATGTCCCGTATTACCCGGATGAGGGAGGGATCAGCCCACCACCCAATAATGTCGTTGGCGTCGGAATGAAGATCAATGTGAAGGACATGGACAAAGATGGCGATCAGGACGTGGTCCTTGCAGGGAAGACCGGGCTTTATGTGTTCTACAACCAAGGAACACCGCCGAAGCCCCGCTACGCGAATGAACTTCCCCCTCGTTATACCTACCCAACGTGGCGTGAATGGCCAGCATATCGCGCGCTTTTCAATGGGAAGGATTTCTCGGGTTGGAACGTACCGGAAGGAGACGGGGGGCACTGGACCGTCAAAGAGTACATGATTGACTACGATGCCCTCTCCGAAGCAGAGGACAAGCACCTCTGGACGACCGAAAAATTCGGTGATTTACAGTTGCATGTGGATTGGAGATTCAAAGGTGCCAGTGGAATCTTTGACATGCCGACAATCCTTCCGGATGGGTCCTACCAGATGGACGAGGATGGCACCATCATGACCACTCCTACTCCTAACTCAGACTCCGGTATATTTTTGCGCGGCACCACACAACAGGTAAATCTCTGGAACTGGGGGGTTGGCTCCGGTGAGCTCTGGGGGGTACGTACAAACCCTGATGCAACACCTGAGCAACGTGCGGCAGCCGTCCCCCGCATGCGTGCAGATCATGCGATGGGAGAATGGAATTCCATGGACATTACCCTCATCGGTAATCGAATCTGGGTCATGCTGAACGGGAAGCAGGTGATTAAGAACGCCGAAATCCCGGATCTCCCTGAGCGCGGCCCGATCGCTCTGCAGCATCACGGAGGATGGGATGAAACGCTGAATGCACTGAATCCGACCAGTTCCAATATTCAATTTCGGAATATCTGGATTCGGGAACTGGAGCAGCCAATGGCTATCGAAGATCCAGCAAAAGATCCTGAGGGATGGGAAACCCTCTTCAATGGGGAGGACTTGAGCGGCTGGCTAACCGGAGAGAACAACAAGTTTGTCGTTGAAAACGGGGAGCTTACTGTGCGGCGGGAAAACCCGGATGGGCAGGAACACAATCTGGATTACCTGTGGACAACCGAGCAGTATGGGGATTTTATACTGGAGCTGGATTTCAAGGTAATCGAAGGGACCAATAGCGGCATTTTCTTCCGAACCAGCGACATCATGGATCCAGTCTATACCGGCTTAGAGGTACAGGTGGCCAACTCCTATGGCCGACCAGACCTGAGCCGTACCGGAACCGCAGGAGCGATTTATGATTTGCAGGCACCGGCCAAGAATGCCATCAATCCCCCCGGAGAGTGGAATACCTACCAATTGACCTGCCGGGGCAGCCGGATTCAGGTGAGACTGAACGGAGAGCATGTCATAGATATGGATATTGCAAGGTGGCGGACGCCGCATGCAAACCCGGATGGGTCATGGAACAAGTTCCCCACGGCGGGAACGGCATTTGCACGCGAAGGACACATCGGCCTTCAGGACCATGGGCAACCAGTATGGTACCGCAATATCCGGGTAAAACGACTCGACTGA